In a single window of the Cryptococcus tetragattii IND107 chromosome 1, whole genome shotgun sequence genome:
- a CDS encoding protein transporter SEC23 encodes MNFEDIEDKDGVRFSWNVWPSSRLEATRTVVPISALYTPLKEREDLPPVMYEPVTCKGSSCKAILNPYCQVDVRGKMWICPFCLQRNPFPPHYHQDLSPNNLPPELLPKFTTIEYTLSRPAQIPPIFLYVVDTCVDEDELKALKETLVVSLSLLPPNALVGLITYGTMAMVHELAYADCPKAYVFRGSKDYQPKQIADMLGLNPSNRPIQPVRPGQPMPAPAASKFLMPVQACEFQLTNILEQLQRDPWPVDQDKRPLRCTGVALSVAVSLLETAFPNTGARIMLFSGGPATDGPGMVVGPELREPIRSHHDIDRDSVKHFKRATKFYEGLSKRASVNGHAIDIYAGCLDQVGLLEMKSLTNATNGFMTISDSFMTAIFKQSFLRTLGKDEQGYLKMGFNATYDVLTTKELKISGVIGHVISANKKSPCVGETEIGIGQTSAWKICSLTPKSTLATYFEVVTPAGQALAPNQSGLIQFVTHYQHSSGQYRLRVTTVSRVFQEGGHPSIAASFDQEAAAVLMARIAVFKAEIDDSPDVLRWLDRMLIRLCQKFADYRKEDPTSFQLSPNFSIYPQFMFHLRRSQFLQVFNNSPDETAFYRHVLNDSDVNNSLIMIQPTLMSYGFDSEPHPVLLDSVSIRPDVILLLDTFFHILIFHGETIAQWRKANYQEQEDYANFKELLEAPIGDAQELLEDRMPIPRYVVCDQGGSQARFLLSKLNPSTTHMSGSNYGAGPAAGQAIFTDDVSLQVFMEHLKRLAVGASTS; translated from the exons ATGAACTTTGAAGATATcgaggacaaggatg GCGTCAGGTTCTCCTGGAACGTGTGGCCTTCTAGCCGGCTCGAAGCCACCCGAACTGTTGTGCCCATTTCTGCTCTCTACACCCCTTTAAAAGAACGGGAggatcttcctcctgtcATGTACGAGCCTGTTACGTGTAAGGGCTCGTCTTGTAAGGCTATCCTCAACCCTTACTG TCAAGTCGACGTCCGAGGCAAGATGTGGATCTGTCCCTTCTGTCTCCAGCGTaaccctttccctcctcatTACCACCAGGATCTTTCCCCCAACAATCTTCCTCCCGAGCTTCTGCCCAAGTTCACCACCATCGAATACACTCTTTCTCGCCCTGCCCAAATCCCTCCCATTTTCCTCTATGTTGTTGACACCTGtgtcgatgaggatgagctcAAGGCGTTGAAGGAGACATTGGTAGTcagcttgagcttgttgcCTCCCAATGCATTGGTTGGTCTGATCACCTACGGTACAATG GCCATGGTCCACGAACTCGCCTACGCCGACTGCCCCAAGGCCTACGTTTTCCGAGGTTCCAAGGACTATCAGCCCAAGCAGATCGCCGACATGCTCGGCCTCAATCCCTCCAACCGCCCCATTCAGCCCGTGCGCCCTGGACAACCTATGCCCGCCCCTGCTGCCTCCAAGTTCCTTATGCCTGTCCAGGCTTGTGAGTTCCAGCTCACCAACATCTTGGAGCAGCTCCAGAGAGATCCTTGGCCCGTGGATCAGGACAAGAGACCTTTGAGGTGTACAGGTGTGGCCTTGAGCGTGGCTGTCTCTTTGCTCGAG ACTGCTTTCCCCAACACTGGTGCTAGGATAATGCTTTTCTCTGGTGGTCCTGCCACTGACGGCCCTGGTATGGTTGTTGGTCCCGAGCTCCGAGAGCCCATTCGATCTCACCACGACATTGACCGTGACAGCGTCAAACACTTTAAGCGTGCCACCAAG TTCTACGAGGGCCTTTCCAAGCGTGCATCTGTAAATGGCCATGCCATTGATATCTACGCTGGTTGTCTCGATCAAGTCGGTTTGCTTGAAATGAAGTCGCTCACCAACGCTACCAACGGCTTCATGACCATCTCTGATTCGTTCATGACTGCTATTTTCAAGCAGAGCTTTTTGCGTACTTTGGGCAAGGATGAGCAAGGGTACTTGAAGATGGGCTTCAACGCGACTTATGATGTGCTT ACCACCAAGGAGCTCAAGATCTCTGGTGTCATTGGCCACGTTATTTCTGCCAACAAGAAGTCACCTTGCGTCGGTGAGACCGAAATTGGTATTGGTCAAACTTCTGCATGGAAAATTTGCTCCCTCACTCCGAAGAGTACACTTGCCACCTACTTTGAAGTCGTCACTCCTGCCGGCCAAGCCCTTGCTCCCAACCAGTCAGGTCTCATTCAATTTGTTACCCACTACCAACACTCTTCCGGCCAGTACCGTCTGCGAGTCACCACTGTCTCCCGAGTCTTCCAAGAAGGTGGTCACCCGTCAATCGCCGCGTCGTTTGACCAAGAAGCCGCTGCTGTCCTTATGGCGAGGATTGCAGTTTTCAAGGCAGAGATTGACGATTCTCCCGACGTTCTCAGGTGGCTGGATAGGATGTTGATCAGATTGTGTCAAAAGTTTGCCGACTACAGAAAGGAAGACCCGACAAGTTTCCAGCTCAGTCCAAACTTTTCAATCTATCCGCAATTCATGTTCCACTTGCGACGAAGTCAATTCTTGCAAGTGTTCAACAACTCTCCTGATGAAACGGCTTTCTACCG CCACGTTCTCAACGATTCGGATGTGAACAATTCCCTCATCATGATTCAGCCCACCCTCATGTCTTATGGCTTTGATTCTGAGCCCCATCCCGTCCTACTCGACTCAGTCTCCATCCGTCCCGatgtcatccttcttctcgacactttcttccacattctcatcttccacgGTGAGACCATTGCGCAATGGCGTAAAGCCAATTACCAGGAACAGGAAGACTATGCCAATTTCAAGGAACTGCTCGAAGCTCCTATTGGCGATGCTCAAGAATTACTTGAAGACCGGATGCCCATCCCTCGATATGTCGTTTGTGACCAAGGTGGAAGTCAAGCGAGGTTCTTACTGAGCAAGCTGAACCCTTCAACTACTCATATGAGTGGAAGCAATTACGGTGCTGGACCTGCTGCTGGTCAGGCAATCTTTACGGATGATGTCAGTTTGCAAGTGTTCATGGAGCATCTCAAGAGGTTGGCTGTGGGGGCGTCTACTAGTTAG